In the genome of Ziziphus jujuba cultivar Dongzao chromosome 10, ASM3175591v1, the window TGAGGAAGAGGTATGCTTTTTTCTGAGACGCATGTAGCTTTATTTTTTCGTTTATTCTTTATTTGGTTTAAGTGCTTCCCCTCTATTATTCACTTGCTTATGACTTGGCAGTTACCGCAGACGAATCCTGGATTTAATAATACTCCtttcaaatttacaaaatacTCAAATGCATACATGCTGGTATATATTCGTGAAAGCGACATGGATAAAATAATTTGCAATGTGGATGAGAAGGACATTGCTGAGCATCTTAGGGTAAGACACTGTTATGCAAATTAGTTGTGCTTTCCTTGTTGGCCACAAAGTGTGCCAAATGAGTTGATTTCATATTTAAACCCAAGCTTGGTTCGCTCAATTGGTTGTGTCTgtttttatctctttttaaaTGCGTTGAGCACTAGGGTATAATTCTTTGGAATCTAACTGAATTTTCAGGAGAGGTTGAAGAAAGAGCAAGAAGAAAAGGAGcacaagaagaaagaaaaagcagaGGCACATCTGTATACTATTATAAAGGTTGAGTGGTTCAAcctttcctttattttaaagtGATCAATTTATATGCCTGACTATTTGAGCATGAATGAATAGTGGTGGTGAATGTATAATATGCCTTCAGGTTGCCCGAAATGAGGACCTTGTGGAGCAAATTGGAAAGGATGTATATTTTGATCTTGTGGATCATGACAAAGTTAGGAGTTTTCGTATTCAAAAGCAAATGCCATTTAACCTTTTTAAGGTAAACTTTCAGCAATTTCTTGGCCCTTATTCCAGAAGAATGTTATCCACTTTTATTCACTTGTAATAGTGGTACTTGTAGGAGGAGGTTGCAAAAGAATTTTGTATTCCTGTGCAATTTCAGCGCTTTTGGCTGTGGGCAAAGCGTCAAAACCATACCTATCGTCCAAACCGGCCTTTGACACCCATGGAGGAAACACAatcagtaattattttttaatgataatttttcttaTCTACTTGGCTATCTCTATTTTGCTAGTTTTTTTCCGATAAGCCGATAATGCATAGCATACCTTTATCCATCTATTCTGTCTTTTTCACATTCTATTCATGATATTTGCTTGTaactttatgaaaaaaaaaaaaaaaaaaatttatgtctttttttcagcctatgattttttattttttattttatttttttattcttggttGAATGCTTGTTCATCTTTGGGTTGCTGGATAATGTTATAAGGTCTTTCTACTGGTGAACTGTGTGGTAGTTTTCCACTAGTTGTCTGAGGACTGCTCTGCTTTGGGTTCTTATGGCTTCTCTAAGTTTGAATGGTTTGTGACGGAATGACCGAGGAGTGTTATTATTTAGAAAGATTTCGTTCTTTGCTTGTTTTGAATTCATTGctacaaaattgatttttcttgtGTAACTGGTTGGTTTGAAGTTCAACAATAATGCATAAAAGTTTTCAGTTTGGATTTGTCTTTTTCTAGCATTGTGAGTCCTTGGCTTCACTCCTAATGGAGACTGACCCTTTTgcatttcccctttttttttctttttttttccactcaaaatcTGCACAGAGTACAAAAGAGTCTTAGTTGTTCCATGCTTCTTTGTCTTTCCTTCTCACACAAATGCTTCTTCATATCTTTGTGCATTTCCCAatataataatttcattttgttgTAGGTTGGACAATTGAGGGAAGTGTCTAATAAGGTTCACAATGCAGAATTAAAATTGTTTCTAGAAATGGAACTTGGGCTGGTAATGTTGTTTCAAAATTTAGCTTTTTCATGTCAAACACAGATGGTTATCATGGCtgtggtttaaatttttttgaataatcatTCAGGACTTACGCCCTGTTGCTCCATCTGACAAGACAAAGGATGATATATTGCTTTTCTTCAAGCTCTATGATCCAGAGAAAGAAGAACTACGGTGCTGAACTGCTTCTTACTTTCCCTTTTTTAGGGCATATCACATGAAGTCTGACTGAGTTTTCTTCATGATATTAGTTATGTTGGAAGACTTTTTGTGAGGAGTACCGGTACTCCTGTTGacattttaacaaaattgaatgaaatggCTGGCTATGCCCCTGATGAAGAAATCGATCTTTATGAGGTTAGTATTTCTATCACGTTTTTACCAGTTATGGTGTCATTTCAATGTGCTAGTTCTCAGTTTACATGTTACACGTCTGCCTAAAAGCTAGGCATGTTTATCTGAAGCATCCAATTATTGTATGGCATTTTCTAGAAGATCCAATGTTATTCATTTTCTAAGTTTTTCCTACCCAATTCAAGCCGATTTAAACTAGCATCTTAATCCAGTCCAATTGAggttggtttggattggttattTTAATCTGTTTAGGTTGTAAATTGAATTAAACTTCTTAGACATTTTGCATAATGTTTATTGAAAGAATCCATGAAACCTAGTTTGCAGTCCATATAAGGGCAATTgtacttaaattttttaatgataagtGTTAGATAGAGTCCATATGATGGATGCATTTCTATTTTCTGTTCAGGAAATTAAGTTTGAGCCCACTGTAATGTGTGAACCAATTGATAAGAAATACACATTTCGAGCTAGCCAGGTATGTGCTATACGCTTTCGTCTTCAAGGAGTTTGTATGGCTTGTTAGTTTTCTGACTTGTTTTCTTCTTATGCAGCTTGAAGATGGAGACATTGTTTGCTTTCAAAAATCCCCTCCAATTGAAAATGACAAGCAGTTCCGGTATCCGGATGTTCCTTCGTTTTTGGACTATGTACATAATCGCCAAGTAAGTCCTGATGCTTTAACAAATATTTGGTGGCAACTATGTATTCTTATTAACTGAGCCATCTCTATTTTGGGCTTTATTTAGGTTGGGTGCTAATGTTACCTTTTCattttgaatatgaatatgaCTTGTTTACCATACTAGTTTACACAGCATAAGTTGTAATGTCTATGACTTATTGCGTCATCTGGTAGGGTTGTGTAAGTTATTTCTTTCACGTTTGACAATGTTGAGTATGAAGGTTCTTATTCTCTGGAAGTTTCTGAACTTGACTGCATCATTTAGATTTACATAAATTAGTACCATGGCATTAAGTAGAGATATTTTTACGGTTCCCATTCTTGTGTTTGAACTTATTCAAATAAATCAATGCAGGTGGTACATTTGCATCCTGATGTTTTTTAACGGTTGCATTGTTATCATGTATCCCAGGTTGTTCACTTTCGGTCACTCGATAAACCCAAAGAAGATGATTTCTGTCTGGAAATGTATGTCTAGTACTTTGGTTGAGGTTTATCATAATTTTTGAGGAAGTATTTTTGTTCAGCATTTGTCCCTTATATGAATGAACAAAATGTTGAATGGTTTTAGCATTATTAtcttataatatttttccatttaaatgTGAAGGTCAAAACTTTATACTTATGATGATGTTGTCGAACGAGTAGCTCAACAACTTAGTTTGGATGATCCATCCAAAATCAGACTTACATCACATAATTGTTATTCTCAACAGCCCAAACCCCAGCCTATTAAATATCGTGGGTTGGAACGTTTGTCTGATATGCTAGTCCACTACAATCAGGTAAGAATAACACAGATTTAGTTAATATGTACTGTTGAAACCTAATGAtctaaccattttttttctaacaattGTGGCAGACTTCAGATATATTATACTACGAAGTTCTAGACATTCCTCTTCCAGAATTACAAGGTTTGAAAACTCTGAAGGTTGCATTCCATTATGCTACTAAGGATGAAGTGAGTATGCTGTTCAAATTCCATTAAGTTAGTGTCTGTAAATTTGTTTGTGCTATGACatttgtgtcttttttttttaccagGTGATTGTTCATACTATAAGACTGCCAAAACAGAGCACTGTAGGAGATGTTATTTGTGATCTTAAAACAAAGGTAATATTTCAGCCTCTTTGTGTTGTAGCCATTATTCTTATCCACTAATTGAAGCCTTTTTCCCTTGGTGTTTATTTACAATGTTTGTGCTATTTCAACATGCGAAATTTTGCAAGACTTAACCAGAATTTGGTCTACTTTTGCAACAGGTTGAATTATCTCATCCTGATGCTGAACTTAGGTTGCTTGAAGTTTTTTATCACAAGATATACAAGGTATAGACTTGATCTTGGAATGGTAGTTATTATTCTTTCTACCATCTCTTTGaagtaataaataaaggatTGATTAgtatactaaattattttttcattagcACTAACTTTCAGTAGAGTTTTTATTAGTAGACTTACTTTCAGTATTAGTTTATTAGCATGTTCAGTCATTTATATATTCCCATCTAATCCTGTATAACATGTTTGCAGGTTTTCCCCCACAATGAAAAGATTGAGAACATAAATGACCAATACTGGACGTTAAGGGCTGAagaggtctctctctctctctcttacttgttcctctctctctctctctctctctctctctctctctctctctctctctaactttAAAAGTTTTGAAATGTGCTATTGCAATTTATTGATTGGTAAGATTTTTGTGAAGTTAACTTTTAATTGTTGATTTAGTTCTCCTTTTTTGTGGTTTATTGGTTTTGTTGATGCTGGTTGTTGGTTTGTTATTCAATGTCACAGATACCTGAGGAAGAGAAAAATCTTAGTCCACAAGACCGAGTCATTCATGTCTACCATTTTACTAAAGACACAACTCAGAACCAAATGGTCAGTGACCATGACTAAGGCTCCAAAGTTCCTCTTCTTATGATGTTTGCGTCTTTTCCTGTACTGTGTTCATTTGACATAATATCATGTTTTCCCCaaattgcttttgttttttgtagcaaattcaaaactttggtgaaccttttttctttgtcaTACATGAGGGTGAAACTTTGGCTGAGATTAAAGTTCGAATCCAAAAGAAACTACAGGTTCCAGATGAGGAGTTTGCCAAGGTATCTTAATGGCCACATTATAATCATATTCTCGTATACTCATAATTTCGTCTGAAAATTGTACACCACTAGACCTTGTAGCCATGTCCTCCCCCATTGAGGTCTGGGGTTGAACTCATAGGAGGAATGGGCTTTGAGTAGGAAAGGTCATCCCCCTTTATTTAGCCTTCAAATATGGTTCAATCAAAaaggggaggaaaaaaaattgagaaagatAGGAATAGTTTCCCATAAAGCAACTTTTCTGCTGAATGTTTTGCCTTGATATCATTTTGAAAAGCATTTGATGAAACCTGA includes:
- the LOC107410264 gene encoding ubiquitin C-terminal hydrolase 12 isoform X1; the encoded protein is MTVMTPAPIDRPEDEEMLVPHSDLAENNHQPMDVVAQTETANSVDNQLVEDPPSSRFTWRIDNFSRLNVKKLYSEFFVVGGYKWRVLIFPKGNNVDHLSMYLDVADSANLPYGWSRYAHFSLGVINQIHNKYSVRKDTQHQFNARESDWGFTSFMPLSELYDPSRGYLVNDTLIVEAEVLVRKVVDYWTYDSKKETGYVGLKNQGATCYMNSLLQTLYHIPYFRKAVYHMPTTENDLPSASIPLALQSLFYKLQYSDNSVATKELTKSFGWDTYDSFMQHDVQELNRVLSEKLEDKMKGTVVEGTIQKLFEGHHMNYIECINVDYKSTRKESFYDLQLDVKGCRDVYASFDKYVEVERLEGDNKYHAEQFGLQDAKKGVLFIDFPPVLQLQLKRFEYDFMRDTMVKINDRYEFPMQLDLDRENGKYLSPDADRSVRNLYTLHSVLVHSGGVHGGHYYAFIRPTLSEQWYKFDDERVTKEDMKRALEEQYGGEEELPQTNPGFNNTPFKFTKYSNAYMLVYIRESDMDKIICNVDEKDIAEHLRERLKKEQEEKEHKKKEKAEAHLYTIIKVARNEDLVEQIGKDVYFDLVDHDKVRSFRIQKQMPFNLFKEEVAKEFCIPVQFQRFWLWAKRQNHTYRPNRPLTPMEETQSVGQLREVSNKVHNAELKLFLEMELGLDLRPVAPSDKTKDDILLFFKLYDPEKEELRYVGRLFVRSTGTPVDILTKLNEMAGYAPDEEIDLYEEIKFEPTVMCEPIDKKYTFRASQLEDGDIVCFQKSPPIENDKQFRYPDVPSFLDYVHNRQVVHFRSLDKPKEDDFCLEMSKLYTYDDVVERVAQQLSLDDPSKIRLTSHNCYSQQPKPQPIKYRGLERLSDMLVHYNQTSDILYYEVLDIPLPELQGLKTLKVAFHYATKDEVIVHTIRLPKQSTVGDVICDLKTKVELSHPDAELRLLEVFYHKIYKVFPHNEKIENINDQYWTLRAEEIPEEEKNLSPQDRVIHVYHFTKDTTQNQMQIQNFGEPFFFVIHEGETLAEIKVRIQKKLQVPDEEFAKWKFAFLSLGRPEYLQDYDVVSNRFQRRDVYGAWEQYLGLEHSDSAPKRAYTANQNRHNFEKPVKIYN
- the LOC107410264 gene encoding ubiquitin C-terminal hydrolase 12 isoform X2; this encodes MTVMTPAPIDRPEDEEMLVPHSDLAENNHQPMDVVAQTETANSVDNQLVEDPPSSRFTWRIDNFSRLNVKKLYSEFFVVGGYKWRVLIFPKGNNVDHLSMYLDVADSANLPYGWSRYAHFSLGVINQIHNKYSVRKDTQHQFNARESDWGFTSFMPLSELYDPSRGYLVNDTLIVEAEVLVRKVVDYWTYDSKKETGYVGLKNQGATCYMNSLLQTLYHIPYFRKAVYHMPTTENDLPSASIPLALQSLFYKLQYSDNSVATKELTKSFGWDTYDSFMQHDVQELNRVLSEKLEDKMKGTVVEGTIQKLFEGHHMNYIECINVDYKSTRKESFYDLQLDVKGCRDVYASFDKYVEVERLEGDNKYHAEQFGLQDAKKGVLFIDFPPVLQLQLKRFEYDFMRDTMVKINDRYEFPMQLDLDRENGKYLSPDADRSVRNLYTLHSVLVHSGGVHGGHYYAFIRPTLSEQWYKFDDERVTKEDMKRALEEQYGGEEELPQTNPGFNNTPFKFTKYSNAYMLVYIRESDMDKIICNVDEKDIAEHLRERLKKEQEEKEHKKKEKAEAHLYTIIKVARNEDLVEQIGKDVYFDLVDHDKVRSFRIQKQMPFNLFKEEVAKEFCIPVQFQRFWLWAKRQNHTYRPNRPLTPMEETQSVGQLREVSNKVHNAELKLFLEMELGLDLRPVAPSDKTKDDILLFFKLYDPEKEELRYVGRLFVRSTGTPVDILTKLNEMAGYAPDEEIDLYEEIKFEPTVMCEPIDKKYTFRASQLEDGDIVCFQKSPPIENDKQFRYPDVPSFLDYVHNRQVVHFRSLDKPKEDDFCLEMSKLYTYDDVVERVAQQLSLDDPSKIRLTSHNCYSQQPKPQPIKYRGLERLSDMLVHYNQTSDILYYEVLDIPLPELQGLKTLKVAFHYATKDEVIVHTIRLPKQSTVGDVICDLKTKVELSHPDAELRLLEVFYHKIYKVFPHNEKIENINDQYWTLRAEEIPEEEKNLSPQDRVIHVYHFTKDTTQNQMQIQNFGEPFFFVIHEGETLAEIKVRIQKKLQVPDEEFAKWKFAFLSLGRPEYLQDYDVVSNRFQRRDVYGAWEQYLGLEHSDSAPKRAYTANQAKLSP